The window tctaGATTCTAGGCAAAGGATCAAGAACAAAATGCACAGAAGTATCAATCTTCTTTTTGCAATATCTGCTGCTCATTTCTGAAGCATAAAATTTGCAGGAGCTGCCGGAGCATCAGCGGGGCGATGCGGTTAGTTCCATGGTATACGAAGCAAATGCAAGAGTGAGAGATCCTGTATATGGTTGTGTGGGAGCAATATCATCCTTACAGCAGCAAATAGATGTTCTTCAAACTCAACTGGCACTTGCACAAGCTGAAGTGGTGCAGATGAGAATGAGACAGTTCTCTTCGATTTCGCCCGGCACTGCGACCAATTCACCTGATCACAACAACATTACATCTCCTTCGTCATCCCGGCACACACAATCTCATCATGATCGTACGTCCCTTTTTGCAATGGGGATGGTAATAGATCATCAGGCCAGCATGGGAGAGTCCTTGTGGTCATGTTAGAAAAGTTAGTAGCATGGCAAGCCATGCCTTGTCTGCCTGGCTTTTATTTAGTCTAATGATTCTACCATGGTCTTTCCCTTTATTGCCTGGCTTTATCATGGTCACTTTTCTTGTTGGGGTTTTCTTTTGTGGGCCTGTTTTACTTACATTACATAGAATTACCTATAGCAAATTAGATGATGATGATTAATGATTATAAGTGACTATATTGTAAATTTATACACATACCTTTTGTGAGCAATTAAAGAGTTATCTATGTGTAGTTGACTATTTAAGCAAAAGCTCTGTTTTGCTTCTGTTGTTTTTCTTTAGCCAAAACTGCATCGATTTCAAGCCATTATCTGCACTTCTCGCTGAGAAATCCAAGTCCAGTACCAGAGAAAAAAAGATGTTATGTGATGACATAATTATTTCTTCTGCGCATGCTCTAAAGGTATGGAGGAATGGCAATGATTATTTGTAGGGAAAAAGATGCGCATCAGCAGTTGGTACCAATTAAAGTGAACTTGTGATTTCAAAGAAGCAGCTGAACTAAGGAAGGAATCTTCCTGAACAGAGGCAGCTCTTGTGATGCCCTTAATTAATTTCGTGTAGAGATGAAATACAtcgcaaataaataaataatatcccGGCtatgtttggatagtaaatttttttaaagtaattttTTGCTTATATcataaacattttttttaatccacCTTTTTACattttcaatcacatttttatctcacatacatcacatcacaaaaagtactacataGTACTTTATAGTGATTATAATAGTAGCAAGATACCAATAACAGCTAGTATTATTTGCAAAACAGGGTTTCAACTATAGTGATACTACTATATGGTTgtaaaatatcaataaatgaCTCTTAGAATTATTGACTATGTTTGcttttttcaaactt is drawn from Coffea arabica cultivar ET-39 chromosome 1c, Coffea Arabica ET-39 HiFi, whole genome shotgun sequence and contains these coding sequences:
- the LOC113716932 gene encoding LOB domain-containing protein 4-like; this translates as MKENSRKQGAASPCAACKLLRRRCAKDCVFAPYFPADEPQKFASVHKVFGASNVNKMLQELPEHQRGDAVSSMVYEANARVRDPVYGCVGAISSLQQQIDVLQTQLALAQAEVVQMRMRQFSSISPGTATNSPDHNNITSPSSSRHTQSHHDRTSLFAMGMVIDHQASMGESLWSC